A single region of the Nicotiana sylvestris chromosome 6, ASM39365v2, whole genome shotgun sequence genome encodes:
- the LOC104221295 gene encoding delta-1-pyrroline-5-carboxylate dehydrogenase 12A1, mitochondrial, with protein MYRVAAYRQLKIRVSWISSFNSTRSNHTLPFATVKAEEISGSQPAEVHNLVQGKWTGSSSWNTILDPLNGQPFIKVAEVDESELQPFVESLSKCPKHGLHNPFKAPERYLMLGDVSTKAAHMLGLPEVSDFFAKLIQRVSPKSYQQAHGEVFVTQKFLENFCGDQVRFLARSFAVPGNHLGQQSHGFRWPYGPVAVIAPFNFPLEIPVLQMMGALYMGNKPVLKVDSKVCVVMEQFLRLLHDCGLPADNVDFINSDGKTMNKLLIEGKPRMTLFTGSSRVAEKLADDLSGRVKLEDAGFDWKILGPDVHEVDYVAWVCDQDAYACSGQKCSAQSILFMHENWGRSSLLDKMTELAARRKLDDLTIGPVLTVTTEAMLDHAKKLLQIPGSRLLFGGEALQNHSIPAIYGAIKPTAIFIPLEEILKKQHYHLVTKEIFGPFQVVTEYKDNQLPLVLNALEKMHAHLTAAVVSNDILFLQEVIGNSVNGTTYAGLRARTTGAPQNHWFGPAGDPRGAGIGTPEAIKLVWSCHREVIYDVGPVPLGWKTPAST; from the exons ATGTATCGAGTAGCCGCATACAGGCAGTTGAAGATTAGAGTTTCTTGGATCAGTTCATTCAATTCTACCAG ATCAAATCATACTTTGCCCTTTGCTACGGTAAAAGCTGAAGAAATATCAGGCTCTCAACCTGCTGAAGTCCACAACTTGG TGCAGGGGAAGTGGACAGGATCTTCTAGttggaatacaatattggatCCCTTGAATGGGCAACCATTCATTAAAGTTGCAGAAGTAGATGAATCAGAATTGCAG CCATTTGTGGAGAGCTTGTCCAAGTGCCCGAAACATGGTCTACATAATCCATTCAAAGCACCAGAAAG GTACCTAATGCTTGGAGACGTATCTACAAAAGCAGCTCATATGCTTGGCTTGCCTGAG GTTTCTGACTTCTTTGCTAAGCTAATACAACGGGTGTCTCCTAAGAGTTACCAACAAGCTCATGGTGAAGTTTTTGTCACACAGAAATTTCTGGAAAATTTCTGTGGTGATCAG GTTCGCTTTCTAGCTAGGTCTTTTGCAGTACCAGGAAATCATCTGGGGCAGCAGAGCCATGGTTTTCGCTGGCCTTATGGACCT GTGGCGGTTATTGCTCCCTTTAATTTTCCCTTGGAGATTCCTGTACTTCAGATGATGGGAGCGTTATATATGGGGAATAAGCCTGTCCTTAAAGTTGATAGCAAG GTATGTGTTGTTATGGAACAATTTCTTCGACTGCTTCATGATTGTGGGTTACCTGCGGATAACGTGGATTTCATAAATTCAGATGGAAAGACGATGAACAAGCTACTCATTGAG GGAAAACCGCGCATGACTCTCTTCACAGGTAGCTCAAGAGTGGCAGAGAAGTTAGCTGATGACCTAAGCGGTCGAGTCAAACTAGAAGATGCTGGATTTGACTGGAAGATCCTTGGGCCCGATGTCCATGAG GTGGATTACGTTGCATGGGTTTGTGATCAAGATGCATATGCATGTAGTGGTCAGAAGTGTTCAGCTCAATCAATATTGTTCATGCATGAG AATTGGGGTAGAAGCTCTCTCTTAGACAAAATGACCGAGCTTGCTGCAAGAAGAAAGTTGGATGATTTAACTATTGGTCCTGTCCTTACG GTTACAACTGAAGCAATGCTAGACCATGCGAAGAAATTACTTCAGATACCTGGATCAAGACTGCTCTTTGGTGGTGAAGCCTTACAAAACCATTCTATCCCTGCAATTTATGGAGCCATTAAACCCACTGCTATTTTCATACCACTTGAAGAAATACTCAAAAAACAACATTATCATCTCGTGACCAAAGAGATTTTCGGGCCATTCCAG GTTGTTACCGAGTACAAAGATAATCAGCTTCCGCTGGTTTTGAACGCCCTTGAAAAGATGCATGCACATTTAACAGCTGCTGTGGTTTCAAACGACATACTGTTCCTGCAA GAAGTAATTGGAAATTCAGTTAATGGAACTACTTATGCTGGATTGAGAGCAAGAACAACAGGGGCTCCACAGAATCACTG GTTTGGTCCAGCTGGGGACCCAAGAGGAGCAGGAATAGGTACTCCAGAAGCTATAAAACTTGTATGGTCTTGCCACAGAGAAGTCATATATGATGTTGGTCCCGTGCCACTCGGATGGAAAACTCCAGCATCTACTTGA